The Sphingomonas hankookensis sequence AATAGCCCTTGGGCACGAAGCTGTCGTGCGGACCGGCATAGATGTTTTCGATCACCGCATAGCGCTTCGCCGGATCATAGTCGCGCGGCCGCACGACCAGCCCGTGAATGTCGGTCGTGCCGTCGCGCCCCTTCGCCACGAAGCGTTCGGGCGGGCGGTAGCCGGCGGCGGTCAGCGCGCGCACGTCGCCGCGTTCCAGCGTCGCGATCAGCCGGCCGTGATCGGCATCGCGCAGCTCGGCGACCTCGGGCACGTCGGTGCGCGAATGGACGGTGACGAACCGGGTGCCGTCGGGGGAAAAGCGCGCCTCGTGCGTGGCATCGCCTTCGGTCAGGCGGGTCAGGTTGCGCCCGTCGAAATCCACCCGGAACCAGTGTTTGTGATAGGGATCCTCGCCCGGCACCGTGCCGCTCGCTGAAAACCAGATGCGGCGGCGGTCGTCGTCGATGCGGGCGATGTCGCGCACCACCCAGTTCCCGCGCGTGATCTGCCGCTTCACCCGGCCGGTCTTCGCATCGATCAGGTAGAGGTGCCGCCAGCCATCGCGCTCCGATGCCCAGATGAGCTCGGCCCCCGCCCCGCCCACGTCATGCGCGAAGCGGCGTTCGTTATGGATAAAGGTAACCGCATCCTCGCGCACCGCCGCATGGGTCGCGCCGGTCGCGGCGTCGACCGCCACCACCGCGGCATGCTGAAACCCGCGCCGCATATAGTCGAACGCGAAGCTGCGGCCGTCGCGGCGCCATGCGATCGGCCCGAGCTGCCACGGATCGGGGAACAGCGCGGTGTCGACCGTAACCTGTCGCCCGGTCGCCGCGTCGAACACCACCGGGCGTTCCTGGTCGATCGCATCGCCGGGCTTGGGATAGAGTTGCTGCACGAGTTCCGGCTGTACCCGGTCCTTGGGCGACGACACGACGCGGGTCACGATCCGGCGATAGCCCGGCCGGACGCGGTAGAGCGCGATCCATTTGCCGTCGGGCGACCAGGCGATGGTTTCGGGATCGTAGAAATCGCCGGGGCTGCCGTCGTGGCTACGCCACGCCTCCGCACCGCCACCGATGCCGCGCACGACCAGATTGTCGTCGATCACCAGCGCCTCGCGCCCGCCGCCGGGTGCCGGGCGCGGCGGGTTGAGCGCGGGCACGGTCAGGTCGCGCACCACGTCGAACCCGCGCGGGCGGCGGTGCGGTTCGTCGAGCGGGGCACAGACCGGATCGGTCAGCGTGCAGCGCCACGGCGCATAGTCGATGGCGAAGCGGATCGCGCCGCGCCCGTCCTCGAACGCGAATCCGTCGAACGGCAGGCGCAGCGGATCGACCGCCTGCCGCCGCGCCGCCGCCAGCGCGCGCGCGATGGCCGCCGCGTCGAAGGCGGGCCGCTTCGCCAGCGTTGTCGCATCGACATCGACAAAGGCGAAGCCGCCCGCCACCGTCTTGCGATAATGGAAGTGCCGCCCGTCGCCGTCCCATGTCGCAGGAAAGGCGATGTCGCGGGTCAGCCATTGCCATTGGTCGCGAAGCGCGATCGAGCGGGCGATGCGCGGATCGTCCTGCGCCCCCGCCGGCACCGCGACCGTCGCCAGCGCCGCCCCGGCCAGCGATGCCCATATCGATCGCATCATCGCGCCGCCCCCAGGGTGATGGTCCATTCGACCGGTTGCAGCGGCACGCGATAGCGCAGATGCGGCCGCCCGTCGCTGCTCCACCCGGTATCGCCGCCGACCCCGCCTTGCAGCACATCGACCAGCAGCGTGCCGTCGCCATGCGGGCGGATATCGCTGCTATGCGCCTGCCCCGGCGACTTTTCCATCAGGTCGGCATAGGGAAAGGGCAGCGCGTTGACCGCCAGCGGCCGGTTGCCCGCCACGCGCAGCCCGGTGCCCGTCGCCCCGGTCAGCTCGATCCAGCGCACATCCTGTCTGGTCCCCGATTCCTGCGGCCGGGGATAGGCGTGATACTGGTCGGCGAGCAGGCCGGCATAGGTGGCGACCAGCGCCGCCGTCTTGCGGTCGGCATAATTTTCCCACGGTCCCCGGCCATACCAGCGGATGCGGTCGAGCGTCGCAGGCATCGCGAACTGCAGGCCGATGCGCGGCGGATCGGGCAGGTCGTCGCGTAAGGGAACGAAGCGCAGCGTCGCGCGCGCCGTGCCGCCCGCGTCCATCGTCCAGCGGGTGGTGACCTTGACCGATCCGACGCCCATGTCGTGCGTCACGACGATCGCATTCCCGTCGATGCCGATGGCGTCGACGCGGCGCTGCTGGCTGAACACCTGCCACATCTTGTGGCTCTTGGTCATGCCGGTGCCGATGTCGTTGTCGGTCGGCGCGCGCCAGAAATCGGGGGCGCCGCCGCTCAACAACGTGGCGCCGCCGCGCGCATAGCGGCGGATAAGGCCGGTCGCCTTGTCGACCTCCAGCACGCCGTCCCCGGCGGTCAGCCGCAGCGCGTCGCCGCCATCGACCGGCGTCGCGGTCGCGGCGAGGGCGGGCAGCGGGCGCGGCGGCGACAGCGCGAACTGGTCATAGCCGACGACATGGCCGGCGGCGACCAGCGGGATCGCGCCCCCGGTCGTGCGGGCGCGCAGCACCAGCATCCGCTCCGCCGCAGCATCGCGCGCGGGCGGCAGGGGGAGCGCCAGCGGCGCGCGCGCGCCGGCCGCCACCGCCGGCATCCGGAGCGCGCCGCGCGCGACCTCCCGCCCGTCCTCCAGCACGCTATAGTCGAGCGTGAAGCGCGACAGGTCGATATGGTCGTGGCGGTTGACCACGCCATAGCCCGCGCCGACGCGTTCGAACGCGATCGGGGCATAGACCTTGGCCAGTTCGTGATATTCGGGGTCGGGCGTGCGGTCGGCGCCGATCACCCCGTCGCCGACCGGGCTGTCGTCGCCATCCGCCACGAAGTCGCGCCCCTGCGCCCAATAGTCGCGGCCCGCCGCGTCCTTGCGCAGGATCGTCTGGTCGACCCAGTCCCACACGAACCCGCCCTGCAATTTGGGATAGCGGCGGATGACGTCCCAATAGTCCTGGAAATTGCCGAGGCTGTTGCCCATCGCATGGGCATATTCGCACAGGATCAGCGGCTGCGGGTATTCGCCCCGCTCGGCATAATCGACCAGCTTCTCGATATCGTCGTACATCGGCGCGAAGATGTCGACGTAAGGATTGGTCGGGTGGCGCCACCCGCTCATGCTGTGCCCCAGAAAGCTGACGAGCCGGGTGGCGTCGCGCGCCTTTACCCAGTGCGCCGCCGCCTCGAAGCTGGTGCCGATGCCGGTTTCGTTGCCGAGCGACCAGAAGATGATGGACGGGTGGTTCTTGTCGCGTTCGACCATCCGTTCGACGCGGTCGAGATGCGCCGCCTTCCATTCGGGCTTGTAGCCGAGCAGCGTGCCTTCGAAATCGCCGCTCTGCTGCGCCTTGCTCAGATAGCCGTGACTCTCGATATTCGCCTCGTCCATCAGGTACAGCCCGACCTGATCGGCAAGGTCGTAGATGCGCGGGTCGTTGGGATAGTGCGACAGGCGCAAGGCGTTGATATTGGCCGCTTTCATCAGTTCCAGATCGCGGCGCAGCGTCGCGTCGGACACGATGCGGAAGGTGCGCGGGTCGTGTTCGTGGCGGTTGACCCCGCGGATGGTGATACGGCGGCCGTTCACCTGCACCTCGCCCTGCGCGATGGCGACGGTGCGGAACCCGATGCGGCGCGTCGTCGCCTCGATCACGCGGCCCCGCGCGTCGAGCAGTTCGACGAGCAGGGTGTAGAGTTCGGGCGTCTCCGCGCTCCACGCGCGCACCGCCGGGAGGGTGCCGTCGAACCGGACCTGCCGGGCGGCATCGGTGACCCCTTCGCGCACCAGCAGCGCGCGGCGGCCGTCGAGCACAGTGGCGCGCACCCGCAGCCCGGCCGCCGCCTTGCCGCCCAGCGCGACCGACAGGGCGAGCGTGCCGTCGCGATAGTCGTTGGTCAGCCCGGCGCGCACGTCGATGTCGCGCAGGTGGGTGGGCGGCGCGGCATAGAGCGTCACGCTGCGCTCGATCCCGTTGACCCGCCAGAAATCCTGATCCTCCAGATAGCTGCCATCGGCATAGCGATAGAGCTCGATCGCGACCGTGTTGCGCCCCGGCCGCATCGCGGCGGTGACGTCGAACTCGGCGGGCAGCTTGGAGTCCTCGGAATAGCCGATGCGCCGACCGTTGACCCAGAGATAATAGGCCGCCCCCGCCGCCCCCACGGTCAGCAGCATCCGCCGCCCGGCGAAATGCGGCGGGACCGTCACCTCGCGCCGGTAGGATCCGACCTCGTTCAACCGGTGGTCGATGCGGGGCTGGTCCATCGGAAAGGGATAGCCGCTGCCGACGAAGACCGGCGTCCCCTGCCCCTGGGCCTGCAGGATGCCCGGCACCGCGACGGTGCCCCAGCGGCTGACGTCATAGTCGGGCCGTTCGAACCCGACCGGCCGGGCCTCGGGCGTGGGCGAGCGGTGGAAGCGCCACGGCCCATCGAGCGAGAGGCGATAGCGCGAGGCCGCCAGGTCGCCGCGCTTCGCCAGCGCCACCGTCTCGTAACCGTCGAAGGTCGCGTGCATCGGTTCGGCGCCGATGCGGATGACCTCCGGCCGTTCCCATTCCGCCGGCGCGGCGGGGGGCGGGGCCTGCGCGGTCGCGACCGCGATCGCCCAGGGAGACACCAGCAGGGCAAGCGCGACGCGACCGATCATGCGAACTTCTTTCCCGTACCGACGGCCGGCGCCCGTAAGGAGCACCGGCCGCCCCTTCCTCAGAACTCCGCCGACAGGCCGACGAAGAAGGTCCGACCCGCGACATCGTAGACGCCCGGATAGGTGTTGCCATTGCCGAACGACGCCAGCAGGCCCTGCGCGATCCCCGGCGGATCGCGGTCGAGCAGGTTGTTGACGCCGATGCGCAGCGTCACGTCGTCGAGCACGCTGGCCGTCGCCGCCAGGTCGAAATAATTGGCGACCGGCAGGCGCGCATTGACCTGATAGGGCGCCCCCTGCAGGAACGGATCGTCCGTGTTCGACGACAGGTCGGTCGGGCCGATGTAACGCCAGTTGAGCGAGATCGCGCCCCTGTCGTCGAGCGACGTCCAGGTGAAGCGTGCCTGGTGGCGCCATTCTGGGCTCGGCTGACCGCAGGTGCCGCCGAACAGGCCCTTGCAGTCATATTTGCCGAGGCCCGGCAGCGGTTCGGTGGTCAGGTCGCGCAGCCAGGTGCCGACCATGTTGACGTCGAACTTGCCGATGCCGGTCTTGAACCCGTAATTCACCCCCAGATCGAGGCCGCTGGTGCCGAGCGACCCGGTATTCTGCGTGGTCGAGGTGACATAGCCGCCGGTCGTCGCGTCGCCGCCGAACAGCACGCCGTTGCGCGGATTGCGGTTGAACAGCGAACAGAAGAACGGATCGCCGGTCGCGAAGCACTGGCTGATGGTCAGCGTGACCGGGATGACGCCGATATAGTCCTTCACCTTGATGTTGAAGTAATCGACCGACAGCATCAGGCGGCGGGCGAAGCGCGGCGTGAACACGATGCCGGCGGTATAGGTGTCGGCCTCTTCGGGGCGCAGCGCCTGGTTGCCGCCATAGAAGCCGGTGCACTGTTCGCTGGGGCATTCGATGATGTTGCCGTACTGCGCGGCGGT is a genomic window containing:
- a CDS encoding glycoside hydrolase family 2 TIM barrel-domain containing protein gives rise to the protein MIGRVALALLVSPWAIAVATAQAPPPAAPAEWERPEVIRIGAEPMHATFDGYETVALAKRGDLAASRYRLSLDGPWRFHRSPTPEARPVGFERPDYDVSRWGTVAVPGILQAQGQGTPVFVGSGYPFPMDQPRIDHRLNEVGSYRREVTVPPHFAGRRMLLTVGAAGAAYYLWVNGRRIGYSEDSKLPAEFDVTAAMRPGRNTVAIELYRYADGSYLEDQDFWRVNGIERSVTLYAAPPTHLRDIDVRAGLTNDYRDGTLALSVALGGKAAAGLRVRATVLDGRRALLVREGVTDAARQVRFDGTLPAVRAWSAETPELYTLLVELLDARGRVIEATTRRIGFRTVAIAQGEVQVNGRRITIRGVNRHEHDPRTFRIVSDATLRRDLELMKAANINALRLSHYPNDPRIYDLADQVGLYLMDEANIESHGYLSKAQQSGDFEGTLLGYKPEWKAAHLDRVERMVERDKNHPSIIFWSLGNETGIGTSFEAAAHWVKARDATRLVSFLGHSMSGWRHPTNPYVDIFAPMYDDIEKLVDYAERGEYPQPLILCEYAHAMGNSLGNFQDYWDVIRRYPKLQGGFVWDWVDQTILRKDAAGRDYWAQGRDFVADGDDSPVGDGVIGADRTPDPEYHELAKVYAPIAFERVGAGYGVVNRHDHIDLSRFTLDYSVLEDGREVARGALRMPAVAAGARAPLALPLPPARDAAAERMLVLRARTTGGAIPLVAAGHVVGYDQFALSPPRPLPALAATATPVDGGDALRLTAGDGVLEVDKATGLIRRYARGGATLLSGGAPDFWRAPTDNDIGTGMTKSHKMWQVFSQQRRVDAIGIDGNAIVVTHDMGVGSVKVTTRWTMDAGGTARATLRFVPLRDDLPDPPRIGLQFAMPATLDRIRWYGRGPWENYADRKTAALVATYAGLLADQYHAYPRPQESGTRQDVRWIELTGATGTGLRVAGNRPLAVNALPFPYADLMEKSPGQAHSSDIRPHGDGTLLVDVLQGGVGGDTGWSSDGRPHLRYRVPLQPVEWTITLGAAR